A genomic segment from Stappia indica encodes:
- a CDS encoding TetR/AcrR family transcriptional regulator, which yields MVGRPQKRTRETREKILAEATRLFSGQGFEATSVDAVAEAAGVAKATVFAHFADKTSLLIAARTSDLEELEAAMRAHVARAPLGETRDYIAGIFHPWLALYRSDPDFARLYLVQTTLRDGPWTRLFLDVCQAMEDCTRDAFARLSREGRLAPGADPDLLAEGVLAFFYHMIVGHSLGALPGEAEQTARFDGLLATWLAAGASG from the coding sequence ATGGTCGGACGCCCCCAGAAACGCACCCGCGAAACCCGCGAGAAGATCCTGGCCGAGGCGACCCGCCTGTTCTCAGGCCAGGGCTTCGAGGCGACCAGCGTCGATGCGGTGGCGGAGGCCGCCGGCGTTGCCAAGGCCACCGTCTTCGCCCATTTCGCCGACAAGACCAGCCTGCTGATCGCCGCGCGCACGAGCGACCTGGAGGAGCTGGAGGCAGCTATGCGCGCCCATGTGGCCCGCGCGCCCCTCGGCGAGACCCGCGACTACATTGCCGGCATCTTCCATCCCTGGCTGGCGCTCTACCGCTCCGATCCGGATTTCGCGCGCCTCTATCTCGTCCAGACGACCCTGCGCGACGGTCCCTGGACGCGGCTGTTTCTCGATGTCTGCCAGGCGATGGAGGACTGCACGCGGGATGCGTTCGCGCGGCTGTCGCGCGAGGGCCGCCTTGCCCCCGGCGCCGATCCGGACCTTCTGGCCGAGGGCGTGCTCGCCTTCTTCTACCACATGATCGTCGGCCACAGTCTCGGCGCCCTGCCGGGCGAGGCCGAACAGACCGCCCGGTTCGACGGGCTGCTCGCCACCTGGCTTGCCGCCGGCGCGTCAGGCTGA
- a CDS encoding acyl-CoA dehydrogenase family protein, translating into MSLASEFGHEARETRLTALAGEAVETLGALLDAAAVRVRARVVSADGRLSAEKLEAEQRATHGLAWLATYVEALRQLAAYAGRLEEESRFGETEELLVRLAFAEYLAQVFGGIPMNQGEVVRLADLGLGPEAAASFRSAAVEELIATGNTPAVRARLAELIRQQEGNSIFGTSGLDETYEQVREEMRRFAAARVVPHAHEWHLKNAYIPLEVIDEMAELGVFGLTIPEEYGGLGLGKESMCVVSEELSRAYIGVGSLGTRSEIAAELILCGGTEVQKQTWLPRIASGEVLPTAVFTEPNTGSDLASLKTRAVREGDVWKIYGNKTWITHPVRADIMTLLARTDPSEPGYKGLSMFLAQKPRGTDADPFPAPGMSGGEIEVLGYRGMKEYEIAFDGFEVAHENLLGGVPGQGFKQLMQTFEGARIQTAARALGVAQAALDLGLRYAQERVQFGKPLIAFPRVSDKLAMMAAELMAARQLTYFSALEKDSGRRCDLEAGMAKLLGARVAWAAADNALQIHGGNGFALEYAISRVLCDARILNIFEGAAEIQAQVIARRVLEDRG; encoded by the coding sequence ATGTCCCTGGCGAGCGAATTCGGTCACGAGGCACGGGAAACGCGGCTGACGGCGCTGGCGGGCGAGGCGGTGGAAACGCTCGGTGCGCTGCTCGATGCGGCAGCAGTGCGCGTGCGCGCCCGCGTGGTGTCGGCCGATGGGCGGCTGTCGGCGGAAAAGCTCGAGGCCGAGCAGCGTGCGACCCATGGGCTCGCCTGGCTGGCGACCTATGTGGAGGCGCTGCGCCAGCTCGCCGCCTATGCCGGGCGGCTGGAGGAGGAGAGCCGCTTCGGCGAGACGGAAGAGCTTCTGGTGCGCCTCGCCTTCGCCGAATATCTGGCGCAGGTCTTCGGCGGCATCCCGATGAACCAGGGCGAGGTCGTGCGCCTTGCCGATCTCGGGCTCGGGCCGGAGGCGGCAGCCTCCTTCCGCAGCGCGGCGGTGGAGGAGCTGATCGCCACCGGCAACACGCCGGCGGTGCGGGCGCGGCTGGCCGAGCTGATCCGCCAGCAGGAGGGCAACTCGATCTTCGGCACCTCGGGGCTCGATGAGACCTACGAGCAGGTGCGCGAGGAAATGCGCCGCTTCGCCGCCGCCAGGGTGGTGCCGCATGCGCATGAGTGGCACCTGAAGAACGCCTATATCCCGCTGGAGGTGATCGACGAGATGGCCGAGCTCGGCGTCTTTGGCCTGACGATCCCGGAGGAATATGGCGGCCTCGGCCTGGGCAAGGAGAGCATGTGCGTCGTCTCGGAGGAGCTGAGCCGGGCCTATATCGGCGTCGGCTCGCTCGGCACCCGCTCGGAGATCGCCGCCGAGCTGATCCTGTGCGGGGGCACCGAGGTGCAGAAGCAGACATGGCTGCCGCGGATCGCCTCCGGCGAGGTGCTGCCGACGGCGGTGTTCACCGAGCCGAACACCGGCTCCGACCTTGCCTCGCTGAAGACCCGCGCCGTGCGCGAGGGCGATGTGTGGAAGATCTACGGCAACAAGACCTGGATCACCCATCCGGTGCGCGCCGACATCATGACGCTGCTCGCCCGCACCGATCCGTCGGAGCCGGGCTACAAGGGCCTGTCGATGTTCCTCGCGCAAAAGCCGCGCGGCACGGATGCCGATCCGTTCCCGGCGCCGGGCATGTCCGGCGGCGAGATCGAGGTGCTCGGCTATCGCGGCATGAAGGAATACGAGATCGCCTTCGACGGGTTCGAGGTGGCGCATGAGAACCTGCTCGGCGGCGTGCCGGGGCAGGGCTTCAAGCAGCTGATGCAGACCTTCGAGGGCGCGCGCATCCAGACCGCGGCGCGGGCGCTCGGCGTCGCCCAGGCCGCGCTCGACCTGGGGCTGCGCTATGCGCAGGAGCGGGTGCAGTTCGGCAAGCCGCTGATCGCCTTTCCGCGCGTCTCCGACAAGCTGGCGATGATGGCGGCGGAGCTGATGGCGGCGCGGCAGCTGACGTATTTTTCGGCGCTGGAAAAGGACTCCGGCCGGCGCTGCGATCTCGAAGCGGGCATGGCCAAGCTGCTCGGCGCGCGCGTTGCCTGGGCGGCGGCGGACAATGCGCTGCAGATCCACGGCGGCAACGGCTTCGCGCTGGAATATGCGATCAGCCGGGTGCTGTGCGACGCGCGCATCCTCAACATCTTCGAGGGCGCGGCGGAAATCCAGGCGCAGGTGATCGCCCGAAGGGTGCTGGAGGATCGCGGTTGA
- a CDS encoding Bax inhibitor-1/YccA family protein — translation MSTFDRNSNTRYAAAGAHAQAGVYDEGLRAYMLGVYNYMALGLGITGVLALATAYFATTQDPAQAAATLGNGTLLTQLGVTLYGSPLKWVVMLAPLAMVFFLSFRIQSMSASTAQTTFWVYAALMGVSLSSIFLVYTGGSIARVFFITAASFGALSLYGYTTKKDLSGWGSFLFMGLIGIIIASLVNLFLASSALQFAISVIGVLVFAGLTAYDTQQIKEMYHSGDGSEVAKKKSIMGALRLYLDFINLFLMLLQLFGNRE, via the coding sequence ATGTCGACCTTCGACCGCAATTCCAACACGAGGTACGCTGCGGCCGGCGCACACGCACAGGCCGGCGTCTATGATGAGGGCCTGCGCGCCTACATGCTGGGCGTCTACAACTACATGGCCCTCGGCCTCGGCATCACCGGTGTGCTGGCTCTGGCCACGGCCTATTTCGCCACCACGCAGGATCCCGCCCAGGCGGCCGCCACGCTCGGCAACGGCACCCTGCTGACCCAGCTCGGCGTCACGCTCTACGGCAGCCCGCTGAAGTGGGTGGTGATGCTTGCCCCGCTGGCCATGGTGTTCTTCCTGAGCTTCCGCATCCAGTCGATGAGCGCCTCCACCGCGCAGACCACGTTCTGGGTCTATGCGGCGCTGATGGGCGTGTCGCTGTCCTCGATCTTCCTCGTCTATACGGGCGGGTCGATCGCACGGGTGTTCTTCATCACCGCGGCCTCCTTCGGTGCGCTGAGCCTCTACGGCTACACCACCAAGAAGGACCTGTCGGGCTGGGGTTCGTTCCTGTTCATGGGCCTGATCGGCATCATCATCGCCTCGCTGGTCAACCTCTTCCTTGCCTCTTCGGCGCTGCAGTTCGCCATCTCGGTGATCGGCGTGCTGGTCTTCGCGGGCCTGACCGCCTACGACACCCAGCAGATCAAGGAAATGTACCATTCGGGCGACGGCTCCGAGGTTGCCAAGAAGAAGTCGATCATGGGCGCCCTGCGCCTGTACCTGGACTTCATCAACCTGTTCCTGATGCTGCTGCAGCTGTTCGGCAACCGCGAGTAA
- a CDS encoding TRAP transporter large permease: MTESLIGFAVLLALIFLKMPVAFAMALVGIAGFAWMRGLDASLAMTGTLVFDAGLAYSLSVVPLFIFMGNVLARSGVANGLYAVANHATARMRGGLAMASVIACGGFSAVCGSSLATAATMSRVAMPSMRRFGYADSLAAGSIAAGGTLGILIPPSVILIIYGLLTESDIGKLFIAGVVPGIIGLLFYLAAVQVAVWRNPELAPPATEAEPLTRRDALGVFALIVLFAIIMVGIYGGFFTPTEAAGIGAGAALPLSALFGRLGWRALGEAIGESTRATAMIFALIIGADIFTNFVNFAGLPDALSDFVSDLDVSPWLVILAIVAVYILLGCVLESLSMILLTVPVFYPLVTGLDFGSGLLADPELVLIWFAIVVVVVTEISLITPPVGLNVFVLRSVLDDVSLTTIFRGVTPFWIADIFRLALLVGVPWISLWLVVAMG; the protein is encoded by the coding sequence ATGACGGAATCGCTCATCGGCTTCGCCGTCCTGCTTGCCCTCATCTTCCTGAAGATGCCGGTGGCCTTCGCCATGGCGCTGGTCGGCATCGCCGGCTTCGCCTGGATGCGCGGGCTCGACGCCAGCCTTGCCATGACCGGCACGCTGGTCTTCGACGCCGGCCTCGCCTATTCGCTCTCCGTGGTGCCGCTGTTCATCTTCATGGGCAACGTGCTCGCCCGCTCCGGCGTCGCCAACGGGCTCTATGCGGTCGCCAACCACGCGACGGCGCGCATGCGCGGGGGCCTCGCCATGGCCTCGGTCATCGCCTGCGGCGGCTTTTCCGCCGTCTGCGGCTCCTCGCTCGCCACCGCCGCCACCATGTCGCGGGTGGCCATGCCCTCGATGCGCCGCTTCGGCTATGCCGACAGCCTGGCCGCCGGCTCCATCGCCGCCGGCGGCACGCTCGGCATCCTCATTCCGCCCTCGGTGATCCTGATCATCTACGGGCTGCTGACCGAGTCCGACATCGGCAAGCTGTTCATCGCCGGCGTGGTGCCGGGCATCATCGGCCTGCTGTTCTATCTCGCCGCCGTGCAGGTCGCCGTCTGGCGCAACCCCGAACTCGCCCCGCCGGCCACCGAAGCCGAACCGCTGACCCGGCGCGACGCGCTCGGCGTCTTCGCCCTGATCGTGCTGTTCGCCATCATCATGGTCGGCATCTATGGCGGCTTCTTCACCCCGACCGAGGCCGCCGGCATCGGCGCCGGCGCCGCCCTGCCGCTCTCGGCCCTGTTCGGCCGGCTCGGCTGGCGGGCCCTTGGCGAGGCCATCGGCGAAAGCACCCGCGCCACCGCGATGATCTTCGCCCTGATCATCGGCGCCGACATCTTCACCAATTTCGTGAACTTCGCCGGCCTTCCCGACGCGCTGTCCGACTTCGTTTCGGATCTCGACGTCAGCCCCTGGCTGGTGATCCTGGCGATCGTCGCCGTCTACATCCTGCTCGGCTGCGTGCTGGAAAGCCTGTCGATGATCCTGCTCACCGTGCCGGTCTTCTATCCGCTGGTGACGGGGCTGGATTTCGGCTCGGGCCTGCTCGCCGATCCCGAGCTGGTGCTGATCTGGTTCGCCATCGTCGTCGTCGTGGTCACCGAGATCAGCCTGATCACCCCGCCCGTCGGCCTCAACGTCTTCGTGCTGCGCAGCGTGCTGGACGACGTCAGCCTGACGACGATCTTCCGGGGCGTCACGCCTTTCTGGATCGCCGACATCTTCCGCCTCGCCCTGCTCGTCGGCGTGCCGTGGATCTCGCTCTGGCTGGTCGTCGCCATGGGGTGA
- a CDS encoding TRAP transporter small permease yields the protein MTQTANSKGRPPRRPFGHALETLLSAASGALLLALTLVTCIDVVARYWFNAPLAGAYELTEIFLASLVFLALPVTTGRGEHVEVDLMDMVAGGRITRAVRPVTGLLVALVLAVFSWRLFLHGERLAEDGAVSDSLSLPLAPVAFLAAAACALACLAAVLRALRPDASPRDPS from the coding sequence ATGACGCAAACCGCCAACAGCAAGGGCCGGCCGCCGCGCCGGCCCTTTGGTCATGCTCTGGAGACGCTGCTCTCGGCGGCCTCCGGCGCGCTGCTCCTCGCCCTCACCCTCGTCACCTGCATCGACGTGGTCGCCCGCTACTGGTTCAACGCACCCTTGGCCGGCGCCTACGAGCTGACCGAGATCTTCCTCGCCTCGCTCGTCTTCCTCGCCCTGCCGGTGACCACTGGCCGCGGCGAACATGTCGAGGTCGACCTCATGGACATGGTCGCGGGCGGGCGCATCACCCGGGCCGTGCGGCCGGTCACCGGCCTGCTGGTGGCCCTGGTGCTCGCCGTGTTTTCCTGGCGGCTGTTCCTGCATGGGGAGCGGCTCGCCGAGGACGGCGCGGTCAGCGATTCGCTGTCCCTGCCGCTGGCGCCGGTCGCCTTCCTTGCCGCGGCCGCCTGCGCGCTCGCCTGCCTTGCCGCCGTCTTGCGGGCGCTTCGCCCGGACGCCTCCCCACGGGATCCCTCATGA
- a CDS encoding TRAP transporter substrate-binding protein — translation MRFTVKSAGFGLAALACGLVAGLAGARADTTLVMSSWLPPKHPLVENAMKPWADEVEKATEGRVKVRVLAKPLGAPPAHYDMARDGVADITYGLHSFTQDDRFLRSRIGQFSLLGNDAVTVSKAYWKVYAGTLDAAAEHEGVKLLSVFAHGPGMVHNNQRKIEKPEDFAGLKLRTPGGYIADLMQDLGVVTQFMGPGEVYEKLSRGVIDGVTFPMEALKAFRLADHLSYTLKVPGGIYNTSWFLVMNQAKWDEISDADKAAIEKLSGAAFAEKAGAVWDAADAGGIALVAETKIEVHEANDAVLAAIREKAAKHEAAWAEAVKAQGFDGAAALAELRAETGVSF, via the coding sequence ATGCGCTTCACGGTGAAATCCGCCGGGTTCGGCCTTGCCGCGCTCGCTTGCGGGCTCGTTGCCGGCCTTGCCGGTGCCCGCGCCGACACCACCCTGGTCATGTCGTCCTGGCTGCCGCCCAAGCATCCACTGGTCGAGAACGCCATGAAGCCCTGGGCCGACGAGGTCGAGAAGGCGACGGAAGGCCGCGTCAAGGTGCGCGTGCTGGCCAAGCCCCTGGGCGCCCCGCCGGCCCATTACGACATGGCCCGCGACGGCGTTGCCGACATCACCTACGGCCTGCATTCCTTCACCCAGGACGACCGGTTCCTGCGCTCGCGCATCGGCCAGTTCTCGCTCCTCGGCAATGACGCGGTCACCGTCTCCAAGGCCTACTGGAAGGTCTATGCGGGCACGCTGGACGCCGCAGCCGAGCATGAGGGCGTCAAGCTGCTCTCCGTCTTCGCCCACGGCCCCGGCATGGTCCACAACAACCAGCGCAAGATCGAGAAGCCGGAGGACTTCGCCGGCCTCAAGCTGCGCACGCCGGGCGGCTACATCGCCGACCTGATGCAGGATCTCGGCGTCGTCACCCAGTTCATGGGTCCGGGCGAGGTCTACGAGAAGCTGTCGCGCGGCGTCATCGACGGCGTCACCTTCCCGATGGAGGCGCTGAAGGCCTTCCGCCTCGCCGACCACCTTTCCTATACGCTCAAGGTTCCCGGCGGCATCTACAACACCTCCTGGTTCCTGGTCATGAACCAGGCCAAGTGGGACGAGATCTCCGACGCCGACAAGGCCGCGATCGAGAAGCTCTCGGGCGCCGCCTTCGCCGAAAAGGCCGGCGCGGTGTGGGATGCGGCCGATGCCGGCGGCATCGCGCTCGTCGCCGAGACCAAGATCGAGGTGCACGAGGCCAACGACGCCGTCCTTGCCGCCATTCGCGAGAAAGCGGCAAAGCACGAAGCCGCCTGGGCCGAGGCGGTCAAGGCGCAGGGCTTCGACGGCGCCGCCGCCTTGGCCGAACTGCGCGCCGAGACCGGCGTCTCCTTCTGA
- a CDS encoding NAD(P)H-dependent oxidoreductase, producing the protein MAKRILVLDGHPGPDSLCGALAASYVQGATRAGHEVKLLRLSQMQFDPDMGSGYKPEKVLEPCLSDVQAAITWCEHLVIVHPLWWGSMPAKLKGLIDRALLPGFAFRYEPGQMVPAKLLKGRSAEVLVTSDTPPWYLRFLLWTPGFRVMRKQILEFCGFSPVRFRTFAPVQGSDEKKRKGWIEAAGRYGAAA; encoded by the coding sequence ATGGCGAAACGTATTCTCGTGCTGGACGGGCATCCCGGCCCCGACAGCCTGTGCGGCGCGCTGGCCGCCTCCTATGTGCAGGGCGCGACCCGTGCCGGGCACGAGGTGAAGCTGCTGCGCCTGTCGCAGATGCAGTTCGATCCGGACATGGGGTCGGGCTACAAGCCGGAAAAGGTGCTGGAGCCGTGCCTTTCCGACGTGCAGGCGGCGATCACCTGGTGCGAGCATCTGGTGATCGTGCATCCGCTGTGGTGGGGGTCGATGCCGGCCAAGCTGAAGGGGCTGATCGACCGGGCGCTGCTGCCGGGCTTCGCCTTCCGCTACGAGCCGGGCCAGATGGTGCCGGCCAAGCTGCTGAAGGGGCGCTCGGCCGAGGTGCTGGTCACCTCCGACACGCCGCCCTGGTATCTGCGCTTCCTGCTGTGGACGCCCGGTTTCCGGGTGATGCGCAAGCAGATCCTGGAGTTCTGCGGTTTCTCGCCGGTGCGCTTTCGCACCTTCGCGCCGGTGCAGGGCTCGGACGAGAAAAAGCGCAAGGGCTGGATCGAGGCGGCGGGACGGTACGGCGCGGCTGCCTGA
- a CDS encoding YihY/virulence factor BrkB family protein, with the protein MNPFRLLRSALATIYDAVMHMTNDDGFALASHVALSSLLALFPFLIFVAALTGFLGMSDMADRIATLLFDVWPEQVARPISREIHVVLTQPRGDILTFGIIAALWFASNGVEALRVALNRAYGVGETRNYFYLRAQSLLLVLFGTFVLISFALLIVFAPLVWRAVVAHAPLLEPFTARLNISRYVIASLLTLGGLFVAHAVLPDGRRRLLDTLPGVAATLLLWLASGMAFGAWLAGFADYVSTYAGLAGAMTALIFLYLISICFIFGGELNAAILRRRARKLASV; encoded by the coding sequence ATGAACCCGTTTCGCCTGCTGCGGTCCGCGCTCGCCACCATCTACGACGCCGTCATGCACATGACGAACGACGACGGCTTCGCGCTGGCGAGCCATGTCGCGCTGTCCTCGCTGCTGGCGCTGTTTCCGTTCCTGATCTTCGTGGCCGCGCTCACCGGCTTTCTCGGCATGTCGGACATGGCCGACCGCATCGCCACGCTGCTGTTCGATGTCTGGCCGGAACAGGTCGCCCGGCCGATCTCCCGCGAGATCCACGTGGTGCTGACCCAGCCGCGCGGCGACATCCTCACCTTCGGCATCATCGCCGCGCTGTGGTTCGCCTCCAACGGCGTGGAGGCCCTGCGCGTTGCCCTCAACCGCGCCTATGGCGTCGGCGAGACCCGCAACTATTTCTACCTGCGCGCCCAGTCGCTGCTCCTGGTGCTGTTCGGCACCTTCGTGCTGATCAGCTTCGCCCTGCTGATCGTCTTCGCGCCGCTGGTCTGGCGCGCCGTCGTCGCCCATGCGCCGCTGCTGGAGCCTTTCACCGCCCGGCTCAACATCTCGCGCTACGTCATCGCCTCGCTGCTGACCCTCGGCGGCCTGTTCGTCGCCCATGCGGTGCTGCCGGACGGCCGCCGCCGGCTGCTCGACACGCTTCCCGGCGTTGCCGCCACGCTTCTTCTGTGGCTGGCCTCGGGCATGGCCTTCGGCGCCTGGCTGGCCGGCTTTGCCGACTACGTGTCGACCTATGCCGGCCTTGCCGGCGCCATGACCGCGCTGATCTTCCTCTACCTGATCTCGATCTGCTTCATCTTCGGCGGCGAGCTCAACGCGGCGATCCTGCGCCGCCGCGCCCGCAAGCTCGCCAGCGTGTGA
- a CDS encoding GNAT family N-acetyltransferase, which yields MSIGLTALRPALHDDAEALATIHEDAWRSTYRGIIDGLELERMISRRGPKWWRTALSRGVQIQILEVAGIPAGYATWGRSRMRELPFEGEIYELYVRPDHQGLGFGSELFTATRAALARARLDGLAIRVLKDNDEAVRFYQRRGGQVLMTSRERVAQTTLDLTVFGWFAEERF from the coding sequence ATGAGTATCGGCCTGACAGCCCTGCGCCCTGCGCTCCACGACGATGCCGAAGCGCTCGCCACCATCCACGAGGATGCCTGGCGATCGACCTATCGGGGTATCATCGACGGCCTGGAGCTGGAGCGGATGATCTCCCGCCGGGGGCCGAAATGGTGGCGCACCGCCCTGTCGCGCGGCGTCCAGATCCAGATCCTCGAAGTCGCCGGCATTCCTGCCGGCTATGCCACCTGGGGCCGCAGCCGCATGCGCGAGCTGCCCTTCGAGGGCGAGATCTACGAGCTCTATGTCCGGCCCGACCACCAGGGTCTCGGCTTCGGCAGCGAGCTCTTCACCGCCACCCGCGCGGCCCTGGCCCGCGCCCGCCTCGACGGCCTTGCCATCCGCGTGCTCAAGGACAATGACGAGGCGGTCCGCTTCTACCAGCGCCGCGGCGGCCAGGTCCTGATGACCAGCCGCGAACGCGTCGCCCAGACGACGCTCGACCTCACGGTCTTCGGCTGGTTCGCCGAGGAGCGCTTCTGA
- a CDS encoding S8 family peptidase encodes MSRVARRLARAVRASTCLSILPLAFAAPQTAAMADEYSAQWGLGMIGARIAHERGWTGRGVTVGVVDSGIIAGHPDLEPNVTPQSFSGHTLGPSDGDVVGHGTHVAGTIAALANGVGMVGVAPGAQVTSLQLSGPTGDIDELRLDSIAASAISYGLDHGIQFFNNSWGSDPMMPEGGTDLETVRTFFLNERPEMMATFRRVVDQGAVLVWANGNDGLPSVALEPGLPHLFPELRANWLSVAAVGRDGTLANYSNRCGLAMTWCLSAPGGGDDEDADGIYSTSNTGGYVNMSGTSMAAPHVTAALAIAREMFPDAAATDLAQLVLATARDVGAAGIDSEYGWGLLDLANLTATREGSTASVFSQSQTAQASTLSQIAGTISNLAAAHGSGNAMPGTVSLSSHGAAPGEAARYRLWGSMLGSFSSTSASAAAPGSISRTGGMLTGIDVTLADGIGGGVGIGFTSGNSQGGGNTARATGLHAVAYGSYSAGGFFADAAGGLTRFETSRTRNAIAGAGGAVAFSGSSNAVDIGAWSNARIGMTFETMGATVQPYLQTRLVHQWLGSSTETGAGVFSLAAPSANASQFDAGAGVRVAAPAMALGTVATVAPVMDVAYARAIGSLGDRRSATMLGAPVTATGNGVGRDIARLSAGVEVNSATNGLSGTLTYAGEYRARARSHALAARMSYKF; translated from the coding sequence ATGTCCCGCGTTGCCAGAAGACTTGCCCGCGCTGTCCGGGCCTCCACCTGCCTGTCGATCCTGCCCCTCGCCTTTGCCGCCCCCCAGACGGCGGCCATGGCGGACGAATACTCGGCCCAGTGGGGCCTCGGCATGATCGGCGCCCGCATCGCCCACGAACGCGGCTGGACCGGCCGCGGCGTCACCGTCGGCGTCGTCGACAGCGGCATCATCGCCGGCCATCCCGATCTTGAGCCGAACGTCACGCCGCAGTCCTTCAGCGGCCACACCCTCGGCCCGTCCGACGGCGACGTCGTCGGCCACGGCACCCATGTCGCCGGCACCATCGCCGCGCTCGCCAACGGCGTCGGCATGGTCGGCGTCGCGCCGGGTGCGCAGGTCACCTCGTTGCAGCTGTCCGGCCCCACCGGCGACATCGACGAACTCCGCCTCGACAGCATCGCCGCCTCGGCCATTTCCTATGGCCTCGACCACGGCATCCAGTTCTTCAACAACTCCTGGGGCTCCGACCCGATGATGCCGGAGGGCGGCACCGATCTCGAGACGGTCCGCACCTTCTTCCTGAACGAACGCCCGGAAATGATGGCGACCTTCCGCCGTGTCGTCGACCAGGGCGCGGTGCTCGTGTGGGCCAACGGCAATGACGGCCTCCCGAGCGTTGCGCTGGAGCCCGGCCTGCCGCACCTCTTCCCCGAGCTGCGGGCCAACTGGCTGTCGGTCGCCGCCGTCGGCCGCGACGGCACGCTCGCCAACTATTCCAACCGCTGCGGCCTTGCCATGACCTGGTGCCTGTCGGCACCGGGCGGCGGCGACGACGAGGATGCCGACGGCATCTACTCGACCTCCAACACCGGCGGCTATGTCAACATGTCGGGCACCTCGATGGCCGCCCCCCATGTGACGGCCGCGCTCGCCATCGCCCGCGAGATGTTCCCCGACGCCGCCGCCACCGATCTGGCGCAGCTGGTGCTGGCGACCGCCCGCGACGTCGGCGCAGCCGGCATCGACAGCGAATACGGCTGGGGCCTGCTCGACCTTGCCAACCTGACGGCCACTCGCGAGGGCAGCACGGCTTCCGTGTTCAGCCAGTCGCAGACCGCCCAGGCCTCGACCCTGTCGCAGATCGCCGGCACCATCTCGAACCTTGCCGCCGCGCACGGATCGGGCAACGCCATGCCCGGCACGGTCAGCCTGTCGAGCCATGGCGCCGCCCCCGGCGAAGCCGCCCGCTACCGGCTGTGGGGCTCGATGCTCGGCAGCTTCTCCAGCACCTCGGCCAGCGCCGCCGCGCCCGGCAGCATCAGCCGCACCGGCGGCATGCTCACCGGTATCGACGTCACGCTCGCCGACGGCATCGGCGGCGGTGTCGGCATCGGCTTCACCTCGGGCAACAGCCAGGGCGGCGGCAACACGGCACGGGCGACCGGCCTGCACGCGGTCGCCTATGGCAGCTATTCGGCCGGCGGCTTCTTCGCCGACGCGGCCGGCGGCCTGACCCGCTTCGAGACGAGCCGCACCCGCAATGCCATCGCCGGCGCGGGCGGCGCCGTCGCCTTCTCCGGCTCCAGCAATGCCGTCGATATCGGCGCCTGGTCGAATGCCCGCATCGGCATGACCTTCGAGACGATGGGCGCGACCGTGCAGCCCTATCTGCAGACCCGCCTCGTGCACCAGTGGCTGGGCAGCTCGACCGAGACCGGCGCCGGCGTCTTCTCGCTTGCCGCCCCGTCCGCCAATGCCAGCCAGTTCGATGCCGGCGCGGGCGTGCGGGTCGCAGCCCCGGCCATGGCGCTCGGGACTGTCGCAACGGTTGCCCCGGTGATGGACGTCGCCTATGCCCGGGCCATCGGCTCGCTCGGCGACCGCCGCAGCGCCACCATGCTGGGCGCCCCGGTCACCGCCACCGGCAACGGCGTCGGCCGCGACATCGCCCGCCTGTCGGCCGGCGTCGAGGTCAACTCCGCGACCAACGGCCTGTCCGGCACGCTCACCTATGCGGGCGAGTACCGGGCACGCGCCCGCTCGCATGCCCTCGCCGCGCGCATGTCCTACAAGTTCTGA
- a CDS encoding DUF2794 domain-containing protein — protein sequence MSEFDEEASRPGAEPAAISGFAPARSPAAPSAAPPAAPSVPVLVSFHRRELDLILRVYGHRVASGEWRDYAIDHLKDRAVFSVFRRSSEMPLFRIEKVPRNAKRQGAYAVVGTGGVILKRGGDLAQVLKVFEKKRHLSLV from the coding sequence ATGAGCGAATTCGATGAAGAGGCATCCAGGCCGGGTGCGGAACCGGCGGCAATCTCCGGCTTCGCGCCTGCCCGCAGTCCGGCGGCTCCATCGGCCGCTCCACCGGCCGCCCCTTCGGTCCCGGTTCTGGTGTCCTTCCACCGACGCGAACTCGACCTGATCCTGCGGGTCTACGGCCACCGGGTGGCCTCCGGCGAATGGCGCGACTACGCCATCGATCATCTGAAGGACCGGGCGGTGTTCTCGGTCTTCCGCCGCAGCTCCGAAATGCCGCTGTTTCGTATCGAGAAGGTGCCGCGCAATGCCAAGCGGCAGGGCGCCTATGCCGTCGTCGGCACGGGCGGGGTGATCCTCAAGCGCGGCGGCGACCTCGCTCAGGTTCTCAAGGTCTTCGAGAAGAAGCGTCACCTCAGCCTGGTGTGA